The following coding sequences are from one Pigmentibacter sp. JX0631 window:
- the rdgC gene encoding recombination-associated protein RdgC — MPIATGSLALKRFQILTHGKDLSIQWIMDKLSKAFISPLHIDDVREDANGFCHPFTGEPKIEYPHSLVFDQFFLFGMRSDRKKIPATFMKLQLRNALEALGHEKEDSQGNKKKIGKKVRDNIKDKLKEELLKSSIPSVKLTEVLWNLNDNQIWLTSTSPSSLTEFEKLFSETFELPIININPGTAALDFEKIQLNLNADIQPYLDLSPVSLANKFHFERKSETNYENESSQPVF, encoded by the coding sequence ATGCCAATTGCGACAGGCTCGCTTGCTTTGAAACGCTTTCAAATTCTTACTCATGGCAAAGATTTATCTATTCAATGGATCATGGATAAACTCAGCAAAGCTTTTATTTCACCTCTGCACATTGATGATGTAAGAGAAGATGCAAATGGTTTTTGTCACCCTTTTACTGGTGAGCCTAAGATAGAATATCCGCATTCCTTGGTTTTTGATCAGTTTTTTTTGTTTGGAATGAGATCCGATAGAAAAAAAATACCGGCTACTTTTATGAAGTTGCAATTACGAAATGCTTTAGAAGCTCTAGGACATGAAAAAGAAGATAGTCAAGGAAATAAAAAGAAAATAGGGAAAAAAGTACGAGATAATATAAAAGATAAGTTAAAAGAAGAACTATTAAAAAGCTCTATTCCTTCAGTTAAGTTAACAGAAGTATTATGGAATTTAAATGACAATCAAATTTGGTTAACTTCAACATCTCCTTCATCTTTAACTGAGTTTGAAAAATTATTTTCCGAAACTTTTGAATTACCTATTATTAATATTAATCCTGGAACAGCCGCTTTAGATTTCGAGAAAATACAATTAAATTTAAATGCTGATATCCAACCTTACTTAGATCTATCTCCTGTTTCTTTAGCAAATAAGTTTCATTTTGAAAGAAAAAGTGAAACCAATTATGAAAATGAATCAAGCCAACCAGTTTTTTAG
- a CDS encoding peroxiredoxin, with protein MPTKKTELSPILAKPYKLKKFTVVDENGNGISEKDLLGKWNIIYFYPKDMTSGCTIEANDFQAKLKTFHNYDCNIYGVSKDSCQSHLKFIQKEGLKFTLLSDEEGKLLEIFDVWKEKSMYGKKYMGIERSTFLINKEGMVVAEWRKVKVTEHVEKVLDVLKELSSS; from the coding sequence ATGCCAACAAAAAAAACAGAGCTTTCTCCTATTTTAGCTAAACCTTATAAATTAAAAAAATTTACAGTTGTCGATGAAAATGGAAACGGTATTTCTGAAAAAGATCTTTTAGGGAAATGGAATATTATTTACTTTTATCCTAAAGATATGACATCTGGCTGTACTATAGAGGCAAATGATTTTCAGGCTAAATTAAAAACATTTCATAATTATGATTGCAATATTTATGGTGTGAGCAAAGATTCTTGCCAAAGTCATTTAAAATTTATTCAAAAAGAAGGTTTAAAATTTACCTTATTATCAGATGAAGAAGGAAAATTATTAGAAATTTTTGATGTATGGAAAGAAAAAAGTATGTATGGAAAAAAATATATGGGTATTGAACGCTCAACTTTTTTAATTAACAAAGAAGGAATGGTCGTTGCTGAATGGAGAAAAGTTAAAGTAACTGAGCACGTGGAAAAAGTCTTAGATGTTTTAAAAGAATTATCAAGTTCCTAA
- a CDS encoding fatty acid desaturase family protein, whose protein sequence is MNEIDKEARDQEIIQRDKNELASGYPKWFRAIEIVGLFLFLSFAFIISWKIIASFHELWFLSLPALILGWVFSDFIGGVVHWAGDTWGSVDIPILGPALIRPFREHHVDQLAITRHDFIETNAACALAGTPILFVCLFLPIGSSHKFLSFCVYFVFFMTIFVLFTNQIHKWAHSKKPNLLIKILQKYRIFLNPEHHKIHHTVPFNKYYCITTGWLNPILTYLDFFPKLERFITKYTKALPRREDIGQKAAEKLLT, encoded by the coding sequence ATGAATGAGATAGATAAAGAAGCTCGTGACCAAGAAATAATCCAACGCGATAAAAATGAGCTAGCTAGTGGTTATCCTAAATGGTTTAGAGCTATAGAGATTGTTGGTTTATTCTTATTTTTATCATTTGCATTTATTATAAGTTGGAAAATAATTGCCTCCTTTCATGAGCTATGGTTTTTATCTTTACCTGCTCTTATCCTTGGTTGGGTATTTAGCGATTTTATAGGCGGAGTAGTGCATTGGGCAGGTGATACTTGGGGGTCTGTAGATATTCCTATTTTAGGTCCTGCACTTATTCGCCCCTTTAGAGAACATCATGTAGATCAGCTTGCAATTACTCGGCACGATTTTATTGAAACCAATGCTGCTTGCGCTTTAGCAGGCACTCCAATACTTTTTGTTTGCCTTTTTTTACCCATAGGATCTTCTCATAAGTTTTTATCCTTTTGTGTTTACTTTGTTTTTTTTATGACAATATTTGTGTTATTTACAAATCAAATACATAAATGGGCACATTCAAAAAAGCCAAATTTATTAATTAAAATATTGCAAAAATATAGAATATTTTTAAACCCAGAGCATCATAAAATTCATCATACAGTCCCTTTTAATAAATATTATTGCATAACAACTGGGTGGTTGAATCCAATTTTAACTTATCTCGATTTTTTCCCGAAATTGGAGCGTTTCATTACAAAGTATACAAAAGCATTACCTCGACGTGAAGATATCGGACAAAAAGCGGCAGAAAAACTTCTCACTTGA
- a CDS encoding uracil-DNA glycosylase family protein: protein MSFTKEVLLQNIKARTISQIIEGVERFPKPFQAETFIQLPEDENLSAKISQCVLCSLAKSRNHVVVSKVIQPKKYFILADFPDSIEDKSGHIFSEKSPLASLILNLLGKIGIINESYFSYAIKCFPQKALSTDCLNICVQNHLLDELKNVAPEYVFCFGYRAMKGLYISLKVPFFFENINENSKLDKLELSGKSIQPFFLPSIKELYEFPHWRKQVWDLLTGL, encoded by the coding sequence ATGTCGTTTACTAAAGAAGTTTTACTGCAAAACATCAAAGCTCGAACAATAAGCCAAATCATTGAAGGTGTTGAACGGTTTCCAAAACCTTTCCAGGCAGAAACTTTCATTCAATTACCAGAAGATGAAAATTTGTCAGCTAAAATTTCTCAATGTGTTCTGTGCTCATTAGCTAAGTCGAGAAATCATGTTGTAGTTTCAAAAGTTATTCAACCTAAAAAATATTTTATTCTAGCGGATTTTCCTGATTCAATAGAAGATAAATCTGGACATATCTTTTCAGAAAAATCACCCTTAGCAAGTCTTATTTTGAATTTACTTGGGAAAATTGGAATTATCAACGAATCTTATTTTTCTTATGCTATAAAGTGTTTTCCACAAAAAGCTCTCTCAACAGATTGTCTGAATATTTGTGTCCAAAATCATTTATTAGATGAACTAAAAAATGTTGCGCCCGAATACGTTTTTTGTTTTGGCTATCGAGCAATGAAAGGCCTGTATATTTCTCTTAAAGTTCCCTTTTTTTTTGAAAATATTAATGAAAACAGCAAGTTAGATAAATTGGAGCTCTCTGGAAAATCTATCCAACCATTTTTTCTTCCGAGTATTAAAGAGTTATATGAATTTCCGCATTGGAGAAAACAGGTTTGGGATCTTCTCACAGGTCTATAA
- the tig gene encoding trigger factor, giving the protein MTFSSTIEEVNSTRRKFKISVPAASIKIAFSEVASEIQKTAEVRGFRKGKAPQALIRKFYFGDIVKKAADKVINNAYSDVAKTADFQIVSYPHIEPENQFDENNDFQFTATVDINPKVEIKDYSNLTVKLNKNLNINAEEELDKLLNNYARILGKTEKDESGRTLVKGDVANVSYKVFSAENELKNKETNSQMIELNGTNLPAIEEAILGLKAGESKTFSVTYPENYQDDELKGLTVEFQLVVNSVETIIPAELNDEFATRLGHKTMDEAKTNLLETIRKSNEEARSSSAFAQIVDHVLTVNNFEVAESLIESTIDRAITEANAKAAKNAQINKEDEQVRAGYREWASKQVRGILALGHIARQEEIIVSDDEMLRDMASYAMANRMDPRELIKRAGTQIYDEFRGQVMIRKVISKILEKAQIEYID; this is encoded by the coding sequence ATGACATTTTCCTCAACTATTGAAGAAGTGAATAGCACTCGTCGTAAATTTAAAATATCAGTACCAGCTGCTTCTATTAAAATAGCATTTTCTGAAGTTGCTTCGGAAATTCAAAAAACTGCAGAAGTTAGAGGATTTCGTAAAGGAAAAGCACCTCAAGCTTTGATTAGAAAGTTTTATTTTGGTGACATAGTAAAAAAAGCTGCTGATAAAGTAATTAATAATGCATACTCTGATGTTGCAAAAACAGCAGATTTTCAAATTGTTAGTTATCCACATATTGAACCAGAAAACCAATTTGATGAAAATAATGATTTTCAATTTACTGCTACGGTTGATATCAATCCCAAAGTTGAAATTAAAGATTATTCTAATTTAACTGTTAAATTAAATAAAAATTTAAATATTAATGCAGAAGAAGAACTTGATAAATTACTTAACAATTATGCTAGAATTTTAGGCAAAACTGAAAAAGATGAGAGCGGAAGAACTCTTGTTAAAGGTGATGTCGCTAATGTTTCTTATAAAGTATTTTCAGCTGAAAATGAACTTAAAAATAAAGAAACAAATTCACAAATGATTGAATTAAATGGCACTAATCTTCCAGCAATTGAAGAAGCAATTTTAGGATTAAAAGCCGGCGAATCCAAAACTTTCTCGGTAACTTATCCAGAAAATTATCAAGATGATGAGCTAAAAGGGTTAACAGTTGAATTTCAATTGGTAGTCAATTCTGTTGAAACTATAATTCCAGCTGAATTAAATGATGAATTTGCTACACGTTTAGGTCATAAAACTATGGATGAAGCAAAAACAAATTTGCTCGAAACCATCAGAAAATCCAATGAAGAAGCTCGTTCAAGTTCTGCTTTTGCACAGATAGTCGATCATGTTCTTACGGTAAATAATTTTGAGGTAGCTGAAAGTTTAATCGAAAGTACTATCGATCGTGCTATAACTGAAGCTAATGCCAAAGCAGCAAAAAATGCTCAAATTAATAAAGAAGATGAACAAGTACGAGCTGGATATCGTGAATGGGCTTCAAAACAAGTACGCGGAATTTTAGCTTTAGGGCATATTGCAAGACAAGAAGAAATAATAGTGAGTGATGATGAAATGTTAAGAGATATGGCTTCATACGCTATGGCAAATCGCATGGATCCACGCGAATTAATAAAACGTGCTGGGACACAAATTTATGATGAATTTCGTGGTCAAGTAATGATTCGTAAAGTAATTTCAAAAATTTTGGAAAAAGCGCAAATCGAATATATTGACTAA
- a CDS encoding FAD-dependent monooxygenase produces the protein MKNEYEVVIAGGGPTGLMLACELALKGIKTLVLDDKIAESPQSRGATIHPRTAELLYSRGILEKFIEKGKDLLEKDPRLPLYHYAVMIKLKMYMLDSPCNFTLWLPQKDTEIILQNHALELGVDILKNHEVIHFEEHYDGVVVEVKHLENKLKFQAKYLVGCDGAKSKIRKISNIEMLGTNKTNTTLMADIYLDTPLAYSTQCEFSSKGVVVVMPAGKKLTRFVIISDSIDKNLKENSLDLDLIKKYLLDICGHDFGVKNSHWISSFGNANKLAKQLIKNRVILAGDAAHYHLPAGGQGLNYGIQDAFNLGWKLAAELKGWAPKWLLDSYQTERIYAGKMLMESVKKQESLLFRTSESDIAFRKYFEDVIIETDEVNKKLTQEIAGLHINYQNCTEDKNKLIGCRVPDLELFEDFNCLNLYNLFSRGNFVFICFTHQKFRLPEEFKDRLDIYHFKYTEKRFEFFKTKYLLIRPDLYIAWASDNLQSSVSIKKELNYWLKK, from the coding sequence ATGAAAAATGAATATGAAGTTGTCATTGCTGGAGGAGGCCCTACTGGTCTCATGCTTGCCTGTGAATTGGCTTTAAAAGGGATAAAAACTTTAGTCTTAGACGATAAAATTGCAGAATCACCACAATCACGGGGAGCTACAATTCATCCAAGAACAGCAGAACTGTTATATTCTAGAGGAATTTTAGAAAAATTTATAGAAAAAGGAAAAGATCTCTTAGAAAAAGATCCCAGGCTTCCTCTTTATCACTATGCTGTCATGATTAAATTAAAAATGTATATGTTAGATAGTCCCTGCAATTTTACACTTTGGTTGCCACAAAAAGACACCGAAATTATCCTGCAAAACCATGCATTAGAATTAGGTGTAGATATATTAAAAAATCATGAAGTTATTCATTTTGAAGAGCATTATGATGGCGTGGTAGTTGAAGTAAAACATCTAGAAAATAAATTAAAATTCCAAGCTAAATATTTAGTTGGGTGCGATGGTGCCAAAAGTAAAATAAGAAAAATAAGTAATATAGAAATGTTAGGAACAAATAAAACAAATACAACATTAATGGCAGATATTTATTTAGATACCCCATTAGCATATTCTACACAGTGTGAATTTAGTTCCAAAGGTGTCGTAGTGGTAATGCCTGCTGGAAAAAAACTTACCCGCTTTGTTATAATTAGTGATAGCATAGATAAAAATTTGAAGGAAAATTCTTTAGATTTAGATTTAATTAAAAAATATTTATTAGATATTTGCGGACACGATTTTGGAGTAAAAAACTCACATTGGATTTCCAGCTTTGGAAATGCCAATAAATTAGCAAAACAACTAATAAAAAATAGAGTAATACTTGCTGGTGACGCTGCTCATTATCACTTACCTGCAGGCGGTCAAGGCCTAAATTATGGGATTCAAGATGCTTTTAATTTGGGTTGGAAACTTGCTGCTGAATTAAAGGGTTGGGCACCAAAATGGTTACTAGATAGCTATCAAACAGAAAGAATTTATGCAGGTAAAATGTTAATGGAGTCAGTCAAAAAACAAGAAAGTTTACTATTTAGAACCAGTGAAAGCGATATTGCTTTTAGAAAATATTTTGAAGATGTTATTATAGAAACAGATGAAGTCAATAAAAAATTAACCCAAGAAATTGCTGGATTACATATCAATTATCAAAATTGCACAGAAGATAAAAATAAATTAATTGGCTGTAGAGTTCCGGATTTAGAGCTTTTTGAGGATTTTAATTGCTTAAATTTATACAATTTATTTTCTAGAGGAAATTTCGTATTTATTTGCTTCACTCATCAAAAATTTAGACTACCAGAAGAATTTAAAGATAGATTAGATATTTATCATTTTAAGTACACAGAAAAAAGGTTTGAATTTTTCAAGACAAAATATTTACTTATCAGACCTGACTTATATATTGCATGGGCTTCTGATAATTTACAATCTTCAGTATCCATTAAAAAAGAATTAAATTATTGGCTAAAAAAATAA
- a CDS encoding TetR/AcrR family transcriptional regulator C-terminal domain-containing protein, translating to MNHSQSQNIINAALELLDEVGFEGLTMRKLADKLNIKAPTLYWHFKNKQELIDKMADSLFSDVALVPLNNEMKWSDQVKLISKEIRQALLSRRDGGLIYAGTVVPTENVFRVYHAVVNPLINNNIQSIIAGRFAFNILYFVLGFVIEEQGSKKSIEKKHLNKLTDSSNINLQNVLNNNLNTVLEDLFSDNDEDRFEFGLDLLCKGLMAILNESP from the coding sequence ATGAACCATTCACAATCACAAAATATTATTAACGCTGCCTTAGAGTTGCTAGATGAAGTTGGTTTTGAAGGCTTAACAATGCGAAAATTAGCTGATAAACTGAATATAAAGGCGCCAACTTTGTATTGGCATTTTAAAAACAAACAAGAATTAATAGATAAAATGGCAGACTCTCTATTTTCAGATGTAGCATTAGTTCCTTTAAACAATGAAATGAAATGGTCTGATCAAGTAAAATTGATTTCAAAAGAAATTAGACAAGCTTTGCTTTCGAGGCGAGATGGAGGATTAATTTATGCAGGAACAGTTGTACCAACAGAAAATGTTTTTCGCGTTTATCATGCTGTTGTTAATCCATTAATCAATAATAATATTCAATCAATAATTGCTGGTAGATTTGCTTTTAATATATTGTATTTTGTTTTAGGTTTTGTCATAGAAGAACAGGGAAGTAAAAAATCTATTGAGAAAAAACATCTCAATAAATTAACAGATTCTTCTAACATTAATTTGCAAAATGTCTTAAATAATAATTTAAACACAGTTTTAGAAGATTTATTCTCAGATAATGATGAAGATCGATTTGAGTTTGGACTAGACCTTTTGTGCAAAGGTTTAATGGCAATTCTAAATGAAAGCCCTTAA
- the ileS gene encoding isoleucine--tRNA ligase, which produces MQVEKPSKGINFPAIEKEILEKWDNENIFQRSISERPIEKKYNFYDGPPFATGLPHFGHFVPGSVKDAFPRYFTMKGYRVERRFGWDCHGVPVELLVQKELGLNGKLDIEKFGIAEFNKACRNSVVRYTKEWRNYIKRLGRWVDMDDEYRTMDPEFMESVWYVIKKLWDKGFIYEGKFVVSYSTALGTTLSNFEASLDYRDVQDPSLTIKAKLKGKHTGKSLLVWTTTPWTLPTNFAVAIDAKGIYAEIKDTASGEHFYILKSRISAYWPKEESYQLVREFPGEELVNCAYEPFFDSWIDKGGEHSFKVYATNYVLHDTGTGAVHTAPAFGEDDFHAAKQYGLPIFDHLDTNGKFIEGNIPEVIGLDFKSGDKIIIADLKKRGFVFKHETFVHSYPHCYRSGVPLMYRAVPSWFVKIQENKELILKMNEQINWVPDHIKYGRFGKWLENARDWNIGRSRYWGNPIPVWKNETTGEELCIGSIAELQKYTDKKITDLHMEFIDDIIIPSTKFPGTFLKRVPFVLDCWFESGSMPYAQHHYPFKREKEFASLFPADFICEGLDQTRGWFYTLTLLSSLLFEKPAFKNVVVNGLVLASDGRKMSKSLKNYPDPMATLDEYGADSVRLFLLSSPATVAEEVRFSVEGVKESTRRVLLPLWNAYSFFATYASIDKWCPEKDFVESKNDLDKWILLQLNELLKNIDTSMSSYQIAKAAPAITQFFDDLNNWYIRRSRRRFWESNKEAYSTLYKVLLQATQILAPFAPFTAEYFFGKLALTKELQKIGSVHLALLPEYRKISQEEEKLLEEVALARRVVELGRTIRVTHKLKNRQPLKKLTVGVLSKEIGQKILSQTHVICEELNVKEVLITQDPSELAKIIVKPNFKVLGKSLGDKIKELQTLLNELSQENSILALKKQTFTVNNFTLDPNSVTVELRPSGNNLVATDAEIVAALDPEISEELRLEGVARELVSLIQKARKSADFNVEDKIYLQIDANTALLKAIQANKTYIEDETLSQITNTLPKEASYSTEISCEGETVAIKMSLL; this is translated from the coding sequence ATGCAAGTTGAAAAGCCATCGAAAGGGATAAATTTCCCTGCCATAGAAAAAGAAATATTAGAAAAATGGGACAATGAAAATATTTTTCAACGCAGCATTTCCGAACGCCCTATTGAAAAAAAATATAATTTTTATGATGGACCTCCGTTTGCAACAGGTCTACCACATTTTGGACATTTTGTACCTGGCTCAGTAAAGGATGCCTTTCCTCGTTACTTTACTATGAAAGGTTACAGAGTTGAAAGACGTTTCGGCTGGGATTGCCATGGCGTTCCTGTTGAGTTGCTTGTACAAAAAGAGCTTGGTTTAAATGGAAAATTAGACATAGAAAAATTTGGAATAGCAGAGTTTAACAAAGCATGCCGAAATTCGGTTGTCAGATACACTAAAGAATGGCGCAATTATATAAAAAGATTGGGCCGTTGGGTTGACATGGATGACGAATACAGAACCATGGATCCTGAATTTATGGAAAGTGTTTGGTACGTTATAAAAAAATTGTGGGATAAAGGCTTTATTTATGAAGGTAAATTTGTAGTTAGCTATTCAACTGCATTAGGAACTACTTTATCAAATTTTGAAGCAAGTTTAGACTATCGCGACGTCCAAGATCCCTCATTAACTATAAAAGCGAAACTAAAAGGGAAACATACAGGAAAATCTCTGCTAGTTTGGACGACCACTCCTTGGACACTCCCAACTAACTTTGCCGTTGCTATCGATGCAAAAGGTATTTACGCTGAAATTAAAGATACTGCTTCAGGTGAACATTTTTATATATTAAAGAGCAGAATTTCAGCTTACTGGCCGAAAGAAGAATCCTATCAACTTGTGCGTGAATTTCCTGGAGAAGAGCTTGTTAATTGTGCCTACGAACCTTTTTTTGATTCTTGGATAGATAAAGGTGGAGAGCATTCATTCAAAGTTTATGCAACAAATTATGTTTTACACGATACTGGTACGGGAGCGGTGCATACAGCCCCTGCATTTGGTGAAGATGACTTTCATGCAGCAAAACAATATGGCCTACCCATTTTTGATCATTTAGATACAAATGGTAAATTTATTGAAGGTAACATCCCGGAAGTCATTGGGCTCGATTTTAAATCTGGGGATAAAATTATTATTGCTGATTTAAAAAAACGGGGATTTGTATTCAAACACGAAACATTTGTTCATAGTTATCCGCATTGTTACCGTTCAGGTGTGCCTCTGATGTATCGCGCTGTACCATCTTGGTTTGTAAAAATACAAGAGAATAAAGAACTCATTTTAAAAATGAATGAACAAATCAACTGGGTACCAGATCACATTAAATATGGAAGATTTGGTAAATGGTTGGAAAATGCTAGAGATTGGAATATTGGTCGCTCTCGTTACTGGGGCAACCCAATACCCGTTTGGAAAAATGAAACAACTGGCGAAGAACTTTGCATTGGGTCTATTGCCGAATTACAAAAATATACAGATAAAAAAATAACTGATCTGCATATGGAATTTATCGATGATATCATTATTCCATCTACTAAATTTCCAGGAACCTTCTTAAAAAGAGTTCCATTTGTTCTCGATTGCTGGTTTGAATCAGGATCTATGCCTTATGCCCAACATCACTATCCTTTTAAACGTGAAAAGGAATTTGCTTCCTTATTTCCTGCCGATTTCATTTGTGAAGGATTGGATCAAACAAGAGGCTGGTTTTATACATTAACATTACTTTCTAGTCTTTTATTTGAAAAACCAGCATTTAAAAATGTTGTTGTAAATGGACTCGTTTTAGCTTCCGATGGCAGAAAAATGAGTAAGAGTCTTAAGAATTATCCCGATCCAATGGCTACTCTTGATGAGTATGGAGCAGACTCAGTTCGTCTCTTTTTATTGTCCTCTCCGGCGACTGTTGCTGAAGAAGTACGTTTCAGTGTTGAAGGCGTAAAAGAAAGTACTCGCAGAGTCTTATTGCCATTGTGGAATGCTTATTCTTTCTTTGCGACTTATGCTTCCATAGATAAATGGTGCCCTGAAAAAGATTTTGTTGAAAGTAAAAATGATCTTGATAAATGGATTTTACTCCAATTAAATGAATTATTAAAGAACATAGATACTTCAATGAGTAGTTATCAAATAGCCAAAGCAGCTCCTGCAATTACTCAATTTTTTGATGATTTAAATAATTGGTACATCCGCCGAAGCCGTAGACGCTTTTGGGAAAGTAACAAAGAAGCTTACTCTACTTTATACAAAGTACTGCTTCAAGCAACTCAAATTCTTGCACCATTTGCTCCATTTACTGCGGAATATTTTTTTGGAAAACTAGCTTTAACTAAAGAATTGCAAAAAATTGGAAGCGTTCATTTAGCGTTGTTACCTGAATACAGAAAAATATCACAAGAAGAAGAGAAACTACTAGAAGAAGTTGCATTAGCAAGAAGAGTTGTAGAATTAGGAAGAACTATTCGAGTCACTCATAAACTAAAAAATAGACAACCATTGAAAAAACTAACTGTGGGAGTTTTATCCAAAGAAATTGGACAAAAAATATTATCTCAAACTCATGTTATTTGTGAAGAATTAAATGTCAAAGAAGTTTTAATAACACAAGATCCTTCAGAGCTAGCAAAAATAATTGTAAAACCTAATTTTAAAGTTCTAGGAAAATCCTTAGGCGATAAAATAAAAGAATTACAAACTTTGCTTAATGAACTTTCACAAGAAAATTCTATTCTTGCATTAAAGAAACAAACCTTTACCGTTAATAATTTTACCTTAGATCCTAATTCAGTAACAGTTGAATTAAGACCTAGTGGCAATAACTTAGTCGCTACAGATGCTGAAATTGTTGCCGCTCTCGATCCTGAAATTTCAGAAGAATTACGCTTAGAAGGAGTTGCTAGAGAACTAGTAAGTTTAATTCAAAAGGCAAGAAAATCTGCTGACTTCAATGTAGAAGATAAAATTTATCTCCAAATAGATGCGAATACAGCGTTGCTAAAAGCAATTCAGGCAAATAAAACATATATTGAAGATGAAACATTATCTCAAATAACAAATACTTTACCTAAAGAAGCATCATATTCTACGGAGATATCTTGCGAAGGAGAAACTGTCGCAATAAAAATGAGTCTCCTATGA
- the lepB gene encoding signal peptidase I, which yields MFKRYFNDFFWVVIFVLCFVLLKTSVLSFYMIPSSSMLPNITPGDRVFLNKLKYALWLPFQSKPILKWSSPKRGEIILFIPPNEKDIFIKRVIGIPGDKISFDKGMITINDHQLSFSYIGNNPTTVYQNSLILEENKDLQLSPHLILMSETPSHTYFEKRNFIVPPNKVFVLGDNRDSSIDSRIFGFIDEDAILGETGFVLFSTTGNDRFFPEFKTERFFKAID from the coding sequence TTGTTTAAGCGATATTTCAATGATTTTTTTTGGGTAGTTATATTTGTTTTGTGTTTTGTCTTGTTGAAAACTTCGGTACTCAGTTTTTATATGATACCGTCTTCTTCAATGCTCCCAAACATAACTCCTGGAGATAGAGTTTTTTTAAATAAGCTTAAATACGCGCTTTGGTTACCTTTTCAGTCAAAGCCTATTCTTAAATGGAGCTCTCCTAAAAGAGGTGAAATTATTCTTTTTATCCCTCCAAATGAAAAGGATATTTTTATAAAAAGAGTAATTGGCATACCAGGAGACAAAATATCCTTTGACAAGGGGATGATCACCATCAACGATCATCAATTATCTTTTAGCTACATTGGAAATAATCCTACGACTGTTTACCAGAATTCTTTAATTTTAGAAGAAAATAAAGATTTACAATTATCTCCGCATTTAATACTAATGTCCGAAACTCCAAGTCATACGTACTTTGAGAAGAGGAACTTTATCGTCCCTCCAAATAAAGTGTTTGTTCTTGGCGATAACCGTGATAGCTCTATTGACAGCCGCATATTTGGTTTTATAGATGAAGATGCCATATTAGGTGAAACAGGATTTGTCTTATTCTCAACAACTGGAAACGATCGCTTTTTCCCTGAATTTAAGACAGAACGCTTTTTCAAAGCAATAGACTAG
- the rpsD gene encoding 30S ribosomal protein S4 — protein MSRYTGPRMRIARRLGTLPGLTNKEIKRKSRPGQHGAAPQKKSDFALALEEKQKIRFNYGLTERQMQRYVKAARKAKTLTGEALLRLCEMRLDSIVFRLGFAPTIPAARQLVRHGHIHVNGRRVNMPGYQCKPGEIIVPTNKEKTVSLVKNNIVHRANAQPPAFLSLTADKLQASVVSTCSREEVLLNVNERLVVEYYAQRG, from the coding sequence ATGTCTCGTTACACCGGCCCACGCATGCGCATCGCTCGTCGCCTCGGAACTTTGCCAGGGCTTACAAATAAAGAAATTAAGAGAAAATCTCGTCCTGGTCAGCATGGTGCAGCACCACAAAAGAAGTCTGACTTTGCTCTTGCATTAGAAGAAAAGCAAAAAATTCGCTTCAATTATGGTCTGACTGAAAGACAAATGCAACGTTATGTTAAAGCAGCTCGTAAGGCTAAAACCCTAACAGGTGAAGCTCTATTACGTTTATGCGAAATGCGTTTAGATAGCATAGTATTCCGTCTTGGTTTTGCGCCTACTATTCCTGCAGCACGTCAGTTGGTTCGTCATGGACATATTCATGTCAACGGCCGCCGTGTAAATATGCCTGGGTACCAATGCAAGCCAGGTGAAATTATTGTTCCAACAAACAAAGAAAAAACTGTTTCTTTAGTGAAGAACAATATCGTTCACCGTGCGAATGCTCAACCACCTGCATTTCTAAGCTTAACTGCTGATAAATTACAGGCTTCTGTAGTATCTACTTGTTCACGTGAAGAAGTTCTTTTAAACGTAAATGAGCGTTTGGTTGTCGAATACTACGCACAACGCGGTTAA